Proteins co-encoded in one Streptomyces sp. NBC_01283 genomic window:
- a CDS encoding SGNH/GDSL hydrolase family protein yields the protein MRLSRITAYVSSLLLATAFALTGATAAQADQRSDQQAAATGYVALGDSYSSGVGAGGYDSGSGSCKRTSRAYPALWAAAHSPSSFSFTACSGARTGDVVASQLGPLGAGTGLVSVSVGGNDAGFADVMTTCVLQSESNCLARIAQARSYVETTLPGNLDKVYSAISAKAPAAEVVVLGYPRFYKLGGGCIAGLSEKERSAINSASDFLNSTTAKRAADHGFTFGDVTPAFTGHEICSGDAWLHSVNWTNIGESYHPKAAGQSGGYLPVFSAAAS from the coding sequence ATGAGATTGTCCCGAATCACGGCATACGTTTCCTCACTCCTCCTCGCCACCGCCTTCGCCCTCACCGGGGCCACAGCGGCTCAAGCGGACCAGCGATCCGACCAACAGGCCGCGGCCACCGGTTATGTGGCACTCGGCGACTCCTACTCGTCCGGCGTCGGAGCCGGCGGATACGACAGCGGGAGCGGCAGCTGCAAGCGCACATCGCGCGCTTACCCCGCGCTCTGGGCGGCCGCCCACTCACCCTCAAGTTTCAGTTTCACGGCTTGCTCGGGCGCTCGTACGGGTGATGTCGTGGCCAGCCAGCTCGGCCCGCTCGGCGCCGGGACGGGTCTGGTCAGTGTCTCCGTGGGCGGCAACGACGCCGGTTTCGCCGACGTCATGACGACCTGTGTGCTCCAGTCCGAGAGCAACTGCCTCGCACGCATCGCACAGGCGCGCAGTTACGTCGAGACGACGCTGCCCGGCAATCTCGACAAGGTCTACTCGGCGATCAGCGCCAAAGCACCGGCCGCCGAGGTCGTCGTGCTCGGCTACCCCCGCTTCTACAAGCTCGGCGGCGGCTGCATCGCCGGCCTCTCCGAGAAGGAACGCAGCGCCATCAACAGCGCCTCCGACTTCCTCAACTCCACGACGGCCAAGCGCGCCGCCGACCACGGCTTCACCTTCGGCGACGTGACCCCCGCCTTCACCGGGCACGAGATCTGCTCGGGCGACGCGTGGCTGCACAGCGTGAACTGGACCAACATCGGCGAGTCCTACCACCCCAAGGCCGCGGGCCAGTCCGGCGGCTACCTCCCCGTGTTCAGCGCCGCCGCGTCCTGA
- a CDS encoding glycosyltransferase family 2 protein → MSAPDHHGGSAVAGVSVVICVYTEDRWEDILAAVSSVRAQSLAALETLLVVDHNASLLNRLTKEYKETEGVRVLANAGPRGLSAGRNTGIAASGGEIIAFLDDDAVAERDWLRHFAEGYADPEVFAVGGRTMPVWESRRRPAWFPEEFDWVVGCTYKGLPEGRVRVRNVLGGNASFRRSAFEVAGGFATGIGRDGDKRPLGCEETELCIRLTRARPDAVLLIDDRAVIHHRVPAARERFHYFRTRTYAEGLSKALVARSVGAGKGLESERRYTTRVLPAGVGRGLRDALLARPGGAGRAGAIVAGVVTAAGGYVLGSVRARRGGATFSVVEIGKDADGEGAAA, encoded by the coding sequence TTGAGCGCTCCCGACCACCACGGGGGCAGCGCGGTCGCGGGTGTCTCCGTCGTCATCTGCGTCTACACCGAGGACCGCTGGGAGGACATCCTCGCGGCGGTCTCCTCGGTGCGGGCGCAGTCCCTGGCGGCCCTGGAGACGCTTCTCGTGGTGGATCACAACGCCTCGCTCCTCAACCGGCTCACCAAGGAGTACAAGGAGACCGAAGGGGTGCGGGTGCTCGCGAACGCGGGCCCCCGCGGCCTCTCCGCGGGTCGCAACACCGGGATCGCCGCCTCCGGCGGCGAGATCATCGCGTTCCTCGACGACGACGCCGTCGCGGAGCGGGACTGGCTGCGCCACTTCGCCGAGGGGTACGCCGACCCGGAGGTCTTCGCGGTGGGCGGGCGCACCATGCCCGTCTGGGAGTCACGGCGCAGGCCGGCCTGGTTCCCCGAGGAGTTCGACTGGGTCGTGGGCTGTACGTACAAGGGGCTGCCCGAGGGGCGCGTGCGGGTGCGCAACGTCCTGGGCGGCAATGCCTCCTTCCGGCGCAGCGCCTTCGAGGTCGCGGGCGGCTTCGCGACCGGCATCGGCCGCGACGGCGACAAGCGTCCGCTGGGCTGCGAGGAGACGGAGCTGTGCATCCGCCTCACGCGGGCACGCCCCGACGCCGTCCTGCTCATCGACGACCGCGCGGTGATCCACCACCGGGTCCCCGCCGCGCGGGAGCGCTTCCACTACTTCCGCACGCGGACGTACGCGGAGGGGCTCTCCAAGGCGCTCGTGGCCCGGAGCGTCGGGGCAGGCAAGGGACTTGAGTCCGAGCGGCGGTACACCACGCGCGTCCTGCCCGCCGGTGTCGGGCGCGGCCTGCGGGACGCGCTGCTCGCCCGCCCGGGCGGCGCGGGCCGCGCGGGGGCCATCGTGGCGGGCGTGGTCACCGCGGCCGGGGGGTACGTCCTCGGGAGTGTCCGCGCGCGCAGGGGAGGCGCCACCTTCTCGGTCGTCGAGATCGGGAAGGACGCGGACGGTGAGGGGGCTGCCGCATGA
- a CDS encoding sulfite exporter TauE/SafE family protein has protein sequence MRRVIALGGVLVAGLALAVLPAAEAGARPLAHPLGNFTVNRYDGLVAGPGQLRVDHIEDLAEIPATQAMSRIKREGMGSWADGRCADAARGSRLRVDGQAEELRVHRARAVTRDGQAGLPTLRVECELGAPLPRGSELAVRFEAAGEPGPGWREVTARGDRMTLGASDVPETSVSRRLTRYPQRLLDSPPREDSATLRITPGGPALSEEKPEAPASVLPRGADRWTQALTGLVARHDLTPGFAVLALGVALVLGALHAVAPGHGKTLMAASAAARGHASLRDVLPLAASVTVTHTLGVTALGLLVAGGSAAAPSVIAWLGVVSGVLVTGAGALLLRRAWRRRKHSHHHPHHHPHDHHAHDAPPTVRGALFLGFAGGLVPSPSAVVVLVGAAALGEAWFGLLLVLAYGVGLAVTLTAAGFLVVRVGALAGRRIHGPRWLHRATHRFLPLGSACVVVALGCGLVFKGAATALG, from the coding sequence GTGAGGCGCGTGATCGCCCTCGGAGGTGTGCTGGTCGCGGGCCTCGCGCTGGCCGTGCTGCCCGCCGCGGAGGCGGGCGCTCGCCCCCTCGCTCACCCCCTGGGGAACTTCACCGTCAATCGGTACGACGGCCTTGTGGCGGGTCCGGGGCAGCTGCGGGTCGACCACATCGAGGACCTCGCCGAGATCCCGGCCACCCAGGCCATGTCCCGCATCAAGCGCGAGGGCATGGGGAGTTGGGCCGACGGCCGGTGTGCGGACGCCGCCCGTGGCAGCCGGCTCCGGGTGGACGGGCAGGCGGAGGAACTCCGCGTGCACAGGGCCCGGGCGGTCACCCGGGACGGGCAAGCGGGCCTGCCCACCCTGCGCGTGGAGTGCGAGCTCGGTGCCCCGCTCCCCCGGGGCTCCGAGCTCGCTGTCCGGTTCGAGGCCGCCGGTGAACCGGGACCCGGGTGGCGGGAGGTCACCGCGCGGGGCGACCGGATGACCCTCGGCGCATCGGACGTACCGGAGACGTCCGTGTCGCGGCGCCTCACCCGCTACCCGCAGCGGCTGCTGGACTCGCCGCCCCGCGAGGACTCCGCCACCTTGCGGATCACCCCCGGCGGCCCGGCCCTGAGCGAGGAGAAGCCGGAGGCCCCGGCCTCCGTGCTGCCGCGCGGCGCGGACCGGTGGACGCAGGCCCTGACCGGGCTCGTGGCCCGCCATGACCTGACGCCCGGCTTCGCCGTGCTCGCCCTGGGTGTCGCCCTGGTCCTGGGGGCGCTGCACGCCGTCGCGCCGGGGCACGGCAAGACGCTGATGGCCGCGAGCGCCGCCGCGAGGGGACATGCCTCCCTGCGGGACGTCCTGCCGCTCGCCGCTTCGGTGACCGTCACCCACACCCTGGGCGTGACCGCGCTCGGGCTGCTCGTGGCGGGCGGATCGGCCGCGGCGCCGTCGGTCATCGCCTGGCTGGGAGTGGTCAGCGGCGTACTCGTCACCGGGGCGGGCGCGTTGCTCCTGCGGCGGGCCTGGCGACGGCGCAAGCACAGCCATCACCACCCGCATCACCACCCCCACGATCACCACGCGCACGACGCGCCGCCCACGGTGCGCGGCGCACTCTTCCTCGGCTTCGCGGGCGGCCTCGTGCCCAGCCCTTCCGCCGTGGTCGTGCTCGTCGGGGCCGCGGCCCTTGGCGAGGCCTGGTTCGGGCTACTGCTCGTACTGGCGTACGGGGTGGGGCTCGCCGTCACACTGACGGCCGCCGGGTTCCTCGTCGTGCGGGTCGGGGCCCTCGCCGGGCGGCGGATCCACGGGCCCCGGTGGCTGCATCGGGCCACGCATCGGTTCCTGCCGCTGGGATCCGCCTGCGTCGTGGTCGCCCTCGGGTGTGGATTGGTGTTCAAGGGGGCGGCAACCGCGCTCGGTTGA
- a CDS encoding tetratricopeptide repeat protein, which yields MALPRPAGRPVVAAVALALAITGGAVVAGGEDGPDRPPPSVAVAPGALRGGDLDRGVEALQSHLRSQPKDAGGWATLGTAYVEQARTRGDPTRYREADRALDRSLELRPRNDAGLAGRAALAAARHDFAGALRHAEAALAVNPYSEGALASRIDALVELGRYKKAARAADEADARRPGMPVFTRYAYVRELRGDVAGARRALSQAVGSGSSGGDAAYVATALGQLAWRQGDYGEALKQCGKALRADATYLPALECRARAWAGQGDTGRAIRGLREVVERAPLPGPLVALGELYEARGGRGDGAKAREQYALVSAWVSLARANGVNADLDAATALTDHGGPDERKAALRAARAEWGRRHTVHTADALAWALHVNGRSEEALPYARRATATGFHEASFLYHRGVIEGAAGDEAAARRWISAALKLNPGFSPTGARAAREAL from the coding sequence ATGGCCTTGCCCCGTCCTGCCGGCCGGCCCGTGGTGGCGGCCGTCGCTCTCGCGCTCGCGATCACCGGGGGTGCCGTCGTGGCCGGCGGTGAGGACGGTCCCGACCGGCCGCCGCCGTCCGTGGCGGTGGCGCCGGGCGCGCTGCGGGGCGGTGATCTCGACCGCGGCGTCGAGGCGCTGCAGTCTCATCTGCGGTCCCAGCCGAAGGACGCCGGAGGGTGGGCGACGCTGGGGACCGCTTACGTCGAGCAGGCCCGCACCCGGGGCGACCCGACCCGGTACCGCGAGGCGGACCGCGCTCTCGACCGGTCCCTGGAGCTGCGACCCCGCAATGACGCGGGGCTCGCGGGACGGGCGGCGCTGGCCGCCGCCCGTCATGACTTCGCCGGGGCGCTGCGCCACGCGGAGGCCGCGCTCGCGGTGAACCCCTACAGCGAGGGCGCGCTGGCCTCGCGGATCGACGCGCTGGTCGAGCTCGGGCGGTACAAGAAGGCGGCGCGGGCCGCGGACGAGGCCGATGCCCGGCGGCCCGGGATGCCGGTGTTCACGCGGTACGCGTACGTGCGGGAGCTCCGGGGCGATGTGGCGGGCGCCCGCCGGGCCCTTTCGCAGGCCGTCGGCAGCGGATCCAGCGGCGGGGACGCCGCGTACGTCGCCACCGCGCTGGGGCAGCTCGCGTGGCGGCAGGGTGACTACGGGGAGGCGCTGAAGCAGTGCGGGAAGGCGCTGCGGGCCGATGCCACGTACCTTCCGGCGCTGGAGTGCCGGGCGCGCGCGTGGGCCGGGCAGGGCGACACCGGGCGGGCGATACGGGGGCTCAGGGAGGTGGTGGAGCGGGCTCCACTGCCCGGACCGCTGGTCGCCCTGGGTGAGTTGTACGAGGCGCGGGGCGGGCGGGGCGACGGAGCGAAGGCCCGGGAGCAGTACGCGCTGGTGTCCGCGTGGGTGTCCCTCGCCCGGGCGAACGGGGTGAACGCCGACCTCGACGCGGCGACCGCGTTGACGGACCACGGGGGCCCGGACGAGCGGAAGGCGGCGCTGCGGGCGGCCCGTGCGGAGTGGGGGCGACGGCACACGGTCCACACGGCGGACGCGCTGGCCTGGGCCCTGCACGTCAACGGCCGCTCGGAGGAGGCTCTTCCGTACGCCCGCCGGGCCACGGCGACGGGCTTCCACGAGGCGTCGTTCCTGTACCACCGGGGTGTGATCGAGGGGGCCGCGGGCGACGAGGCCGCCGCTCGCCGCTGGATCTCGGCGGCCCTGAAACTGAACCCGGGGTTCTCGCCGACGGGAGCACGGGCGGCGAGGGAGGCGTTGTGA
- a CDS encoding serine/threonine-protein kinase encodes MSGNERVIAGRYRLLSPLGEGGMGTVWRARDEVLGREVAVKEVRAPAGLPAPDVDRLYARLEREAWAAARIPHRNVVTVYDVASEDGRPWIVMEIVRGLSLSDVLDAEGPMLPQRAAGIGAEVLAALRAAHDAGVLHRDVKPGNVLIANDGRVVLTDFGIAMVEGSSALTMTGEVVGSPEFLAPERALGRRPGPESDLWSLGVLLYAAVEGSSPFRQDTPLSTLRAVVDEELPPPRNAGPLYPVIEGLLRKDPAARISAAEAENQLRLVAAGGTPQAPTPLPYMPTVTSQQQQQLPSPPPPDQQDPLVTTTSTVPPKRSRSSVFVLAAGLVALALALGGLVYALVNRDDGGGGGSSSGASEGGGSNGGGNNSGGSGGGKDGGSTSGGSDGGGAGNGGSDGGSTGGGTTGGGSGGKTGGGNGGSTTHPAQSVKVSVTGTNTEHSGACPPATSPSFTATFTVGRVPVTVDYRWVTKSGESSDPGWKTLSFASGGGKTKQVHHTETVAGEPGSTYQNSISVEVQSPVKASSNSVAYSVTCEKETPTGGASSYAPD; translated from the coding sequence GTGAGCGGGAACGAGCGTGTGATCGCGGGGCGCTACCGCCTGCTGTCCCCCTTGGGCGAGGGCGGCATGGGCACGGTCTGGCGGGCCCGCGACGAGGTCCTGGGCCGCGAGGTCGCGGTCAAGGAGGTGCGGGCGCCCGCCGGGCTCCCGGCCCCTGACGTCGACCGGCTGTACGCCCGCCTGGAGCGCGAGGCGTGGGCCGCCGCCAGGATCCCGCACCGCAATGTGGTGACGGTCTATGACGTGGCGAGCGAGGACGGGCGCCCGTGGATCGTCATGGAGATCGTGCGGGGTCTCTCGCTGTCCGACGTCCTGGACGCGGAGGGGCCGATGCTCCCGCAGCGTGCCGCGGGCATCGGCGCCGAGGTGCTCGCCGCCCTGCGCGCCGCCCATGACGCCGGGGTGCTGCACCGCGACGTGAAGCCGGGCAACGTGCTCATCGCGAACGACGGGCGGGTCGTCCTCACCGACTTCGGGATCGCCATGGTGGAGGGGAGTTCGGCCCTCACCATGACGGGCGAGGTGGTGGGCTCCCCCGAATTCCTGGCCCCGGAGCGGGCGTTGGGGCGGCGGCCGGGCCCCGAATCCGATCTGTGGTCGCTGGGAGTGCTGCTCTACGCGGCTGTCGAGGGCAGTTCGCCCTTCCGGCAGGACACCCCGCTCAGCACGTTGCGCGCGGTCGTCGACGAGGAGCTGCCGCCGCCGCGGAACGCGGGGCCGCTGTACCCGGTCATCGAAGGGCTGCTGCGGAAGGACCCCGCCGCGCGGATCTCCGCCGCCGAAGCCGAGAACCAGCTGCGGCTCGTCGCGGCGGGCGGCACCCCGCAGGCGCCGACGCCGCTGCCGTACATGCCGACCGTCACCTCGCAGCAGCAACAGCAGCTGCCCTCGCCGCCTCCGCCGGACCAGCAGGACCCCCTCGTCACCACGACGAGCACCGTCCCCCCGAAGCGCTCGCGCAGCTCGGTCTTCGTCCTCGCCGCGGGCCTGGTCGCCCTGGCGCTCGCTCTGGGCGGACTCGTGTACGCCCTGGTGAACCGCGACGACGGAGGCGGAGGCGGCAGCAGCAGCGGGGCCTCCGAAGGAGGCGGGAGCAACGGCGGCGGGAACAACAGCGGTGGCTCCGGCGGCGGCAAGGACGGCGGCAGCACCTCGGGCGGCAGTGACGGCGGAGGGGCGGGCAACGGCGGCAGTGACGGCGGCTCCACCGGCGGCGGCACCACGGGCGGCGGCTCGGGCGGGAAAACCGGCGGTGGGAACGGCGGTTCGACCACGCACCCGGCGCAGTCCGTCAAGGTCTCGGTCACCGGCACGAACACGGAGCACAGCGGCGCCTGTCCGCCGGCCACCTCCCCCTCGTTCACGGCGACGTTCACCGTGGGGCGGGTTCCGGTCACCGTCGACTACCGCTGGGTGACCAAGTCCGGCGAGTCGAGCGACCCCGGCTGGAAGACGCTCAGCTTCGCCTCCGGCGGCGGGAAGACCAAGCAGGTGCACCACACGGAGACGGTCGCCGGGGAGCCGGGTTCGACGTATCAGAACTCGATCAGCGTGGAGGTGCAAAGTCCGGTGAAGGCGAGCTCCAACTCGGTCGCGTACTCGGTGACATGCGAAAAGGAGACCCCGACGGGCGGGGCCTCCTCCTATGCGCCGGACTGA
- a CDS encoding DUF4331 domain-containing protein: MTAIAKSRPGRRSKRGLAALVCGALAAGGLAAAGVTALEPGAADASSHREAPLISGQPQYDNTDVYAFVSPDKPDSTTIVANWLPFEEPAGGPNFYPWADDAQYDVHIDSDGDAQGDLLYRWTFHTKAKNGDTFLYNTGPVTSLDDPDLNVTQTYDLERIKLKDQKVVSTTKVADDVPAAPSHVGKASMPNYQKLRDQAVRPVKGGGSTFAGQADDPFFLDLRVFDLLYGGDLSEVGNDTLKGYNVNSLALQVPTADLRQSEKQPTVGIWSTTQRKNANGKWTQVSRLGNPLVNEVVVPRKDKDKFNASSPWNDADFLKYVTKPELPKLLEKIYKLKAPAEPRDDLVSVFLTGVKGLNQPPNVKPAEALRLNTSVKPADSPKRLGALDGDNAGFPNGRRLTDDVVDIELQAVEGELTGNKNDLGDAVDANDQKFGDTFPYVALPTSGSRGPLAKGGGGSGSSARDALSGGAVPAHPATGGGDDTDAVLIASGAAGAAGVLLVGLGLVWWRRRGSTGASG, translated from the coding sequence ATGACAGCTATCGCCAAGAGTCGGCCGGGGCGCCGCAGCAAGCGCGGCCTGGCCGCGCTCGTCTGTGGCGCGCTGGCCGCCGGGGGGCTCGCAGCCGCCGGCGTGACGGCACTGGAACCGGGGGCGGCCGACGCCTCCAGCCACCGCGAGGCCCCGCTGATCTCGGGGCAGCCTCAGTACGACAACACGGACGTGTACGCGTTCGTGAGCCCGGACAAGCCGGACTCCACGACGATCGTGGCGAACTGGCTGCCCTTCGAGGAGCCCGCGGGCGGACCCAACTTCTATCCGTGGGCCGACGACGCGCAGTACGACGTCCACATCGACAGCGACGGCGACGCGCAGGGCGACCTCCTCTACCGGTGGACGTTCCACACGAAGGCCAAGAACGGCGACACGTTCCTCTACAACACCGGGCCCGTGACGAGCCTCGACGATCCCGACCTGAACGTGACGCAGACGTACGACCTGGAGCGGATCAAGCTCAAGGACCAGAAGGTCGTCTCGACGACGAAGGTCGCCGACGACGTGCCCGCGGCGCCGTCGCACGTCGGCAAGGCGTCCATGCCGAACTACCAGAAGCTGCGTGACCAGGCCGTGCGCCCGGTCAAGGGGGGCGGCTCGACGTTCGCCGGGCAGGCCGACGATCCGTTCTTCCTGGATCTGCGGGTGTTCGACCTGCTGTACGGCGGCGATCTGTCGGAGGTCGGGAACGACACCCTCAAGGGCTACAACGTGAACTCCCTCGCCCTTCAGGTGCCGACCGCCGACCTACGGCAGTCCGAGAAGCAGCCCACCGTCGGCATCTGGTCGACGACGCAGCGCAAGAACGCCAACGGCAAGTGGACCCAGGTGTCTCGCCTCGGCAACCCGCTGGTCAACGAGGTGGTCGTGCCGCGGAAGGACAAGGACAAGTTCAACGCGTCCTCGCCCTGGAACGACGCGGACTTCCTGAAGTACGTGACCAAGCCGGAGCTGCCGAAGCTCCTGGAGAAGATCTACAAGCTGAAGGCGCCCGCCGAGCCGCGCGACGACCTCGTGTCGGTGTTCCTGACCGGCGTGAAGGGCCTCAACCAGCCGCCCAACGTCAAACCCGCCGAGGCCCTGCGCCTCAACACGTCCGTCAAGCCGGCGGATTCGCCCAAGCGCCTCGGGGCGCTCGACGGCGACAACGCGGGGTTCCCGAACGGGCGGCGGCTCACCGACGACGTCGTCGACATCGAGCTGCAGGCCGTCGAGGGCGAACTCACCGGCAACAAGAACGACCTGGGCGACGCGGTGGACGCCAACGACCAGAAGTTCGGCGACACCTTCCCGTACGTGGCGCTTCCCACGTCCGGGTCCCGGGGGCCGTTGGCCAAGGGCGGCGGCGGCAGCGGCAGCTCGGCGCGTGACGCCCTGAGCGGCGGTGCCGTGCCCGCACATCCGGCCACCGGCGGCGGCGACGACACCGATGCCGTGCTGATCGCTTCCGGCGCCGCGGGTGCGGCAGGGGTGCTCCTTGTCGGACTCGGGCTCGTGTGGTGGCGCAGGCGCGGTTCCACCGGGGCGTCGGGCTGA
- a CDS encoding sigma-70 family RNA polymerase sigma factor: MEPDALLPLIARGDQQAFEKLYELVCGPVYGMVRRVLRDPAQSEEVVQEVLLELWRTAARFDPARGGALAWILTLAHRRAVDRVRSVRAASDRERRVAERGEGPAFDEVAEAVEGRLEREWVRRCLRRLTDLQRQAVTLAYYDGYTYREVARRLSVPLGTVKKRMRDGLLRLRDCLGAASGDAT, encoded by the coding sequence ATGGAGCCCGACGCGTTGCTGCCACTGATCGCCCGGGGCGATCAGCAGGCGTTCGAGAAGCTGTACGAACTGGTCTGCGGGCCGGTCTACGGCATGGTCCGCCGCGTGCTCCGCGATCCGGCCCAGTCCGAGGAGGTGGTCCAGGAGGTCCTGCTCGAACTCTGGCGTACGGCGGCCCGGTTCGACCCGGCGCGCGGCGGCGCCCTCGCCTGGATCCTCACGCTCGCCCACCGCAGGGCGGTCGACCGGGTCCGCAGCGTCCGTGCGGCGAGCGACCGCGAACGGCGCGTGGCCGAGCGGGGCGAAGGCCCCGCCTTCGACGAGGTCGCCGAGGCGGTCGAGGGCCGCCTCGAGCGCGAATGGGTGCGCCGCTGCCTGCGCCGCCTCACCGACCTCCAGCGCCAGGCCGTCACCCTCGCCTACTACGACGGCTATACGTACCGGGAAGTGGCCCGGCGTCTCTCCGTGCCCCTCGGCACCGTCAAGAAACGGATGCGGGACGGTCTGCTGCGGCTGCGCGACTGTCTGGGCGCCGCATCGGGAGACGCGACATGA
- a CDS encoding GNAT family N-acetyltransferase: protein MDITVHRPGELTAADRVAWTALQSKAHLNGSPELANPFLSPEFTLAVGHWRRGVRIAVVREAGEPAAFFPFQRSITGVGRAIGLGVSDCQGMVYRPGFTWDARELLRACGLAMYEFDHLAGGQEPFEAGASGSFASPVMDIDQGYEAYLAQLKAKSPKFARTTLAKERRLGRDRGTVRYVHDERDPEVLRVLMEWKSAQYRRTGRSDRFAQAWISQLVRQLFHTRSEQFAGVLSVLYVDDVPAAAHFGLRSERVIAQWFPAYDPAFAKYSPGLIMHLRMAEEAAADGIAYLDLGRGQKQYKDSLKTRELTVSEGWVALRHPAAIGHRARHAPVRALRNTVLSRPELFEPADKLLKRMGQIRSRKKE from the coding sequence GTGGACATCACCGTGCACCGCCCCGGCGAACTCACCGCTGCGGACCGGGTGGCCTGGACAGCACTGCAGTCCAAGGCCCACCTCAACGGCTCGCCCGAGCTGGCCAATCCGTTCCTCTCCCCGGAGTTCACCCTCGCGGTGGGCCACTGGCGGCGCGGGGTGCGGATCGCGGTCGTACGCGAGGCCGGTGAGCCTGCGGCGTTCTTCCCGTTCCAGAGATCCATCACCGGCGTCGGCCGGGCCATCGGCCTCGGCGTCTCCGACTGTCAGGGCATGGTGTACCGGCCCGGCTTCACCTGGGACGCGCGGGAGCTGCTGCGGGCCTGCGGGCTCGCGATGTACGAGTTCGACCACCTGGCCGGCGGCCAGGAGCCGTTCGAGGCGGGCGCCTCCGGCTCCTTCGCCTCCCCCGTCATGGACATCGACCAGGGGTACGAGGCCTATCTCGCCCAGCTCAAGGCGAAGTCGCCGAAGTTCGCCCGCACGACACTCGCCAAGGAGCGCAGGCTCGGGCGCGACCGCGGCACCGTGCGCTATGTGCACGACGAGCGCGACCCCGAGGTGCTGCGCGTCCTGATGGAGTGGAAGTCGGCGCAGTACCGCAGGACCGGCCGCAGCGACCGCTTCGCGCAGGCCTGGATCAGCCAGCTCGTGCGCCAGCTCTTCCACACCAGGTCCGAACAGTTCGCCGGCGTGCTCTCCGTCCTGTACGTGGACGACGTGCCGGCCGCCGCGCACTTCGGGCTGCGCTCCGAGCGGGTGATCGCGCAGTGGTTCCCCGCCTACGACCCGGCGTTCGCCAAGTACTCGCCCGGCCTGATCATGCATCTGCGCATGGCCGAGGAGGCCGCCGCCGACGGCATCGCCTATCTCGACCTGGGGCGGGGCCAGAAGCAGTACAAGGACTCCCTCAAGACGCGCGAACTCACCGTGTCCGAGGGGTGGGTGGCTCTGCGCCATCCGGCAGCGATCGGTCACCGGGCTCGGCACGCTCCGGTCAGGGCACTGCGCAACACCGTCTTGTCCCGTCCGGAACTCTTCGAACCGGCCGACAAGCTGCTGAAACGCATGGGCCAAATTCGATCAAGAAAGAAGGAATAA
- a CDS encoding glycosyltransferase family 2 protein — translation MSSVVRPATEPGPDPLEKKALSGNYRPISTHLAITPPVSVVIPAMNEAENLPYVFKTLPEWIHEVVLVDGNSTDDTVAVARELWPDVKVVRQLGKGKGDALITGFEACTGDIIVMVDADGSADGHEIVSYVSALVSGADFAKGSRFANGGATDDMTPIRKLGNHVLCSVVNAKFGARYTDLCYGYNAFWKHCLDKIELDCTGFEVETLMNIRVVKAGLKVQEIPSHEYLRIHGVSNLSAVRDGLRVLKVILTERSNRRGQQRRRTRGGPFPTRQGEAS, via the coding sequence ATGAGTTCTGTTGTGCGCCCGGCCACCGAACCGGGGCCGGATCCGTTGGAGAAGAAAGCACTGTCCGGCAACTACCGGCCCATTTCCACCCACCTGGCGATCACTCCGCCGGTGAGTGTCGTGATTCCCGCCATGAATGAAGCGGAGAATCTTCCCTACGTCTTCAAGACGCTACCCGAATGGATTCACGAAGTCGTTCTTGTTGACGGCAATTCCACCGACGACACGGTGGCCGTCGCCCGGGAGCTGTGGCCGGACGTGAAGGTCGTGAGACAGCTGGGCAAGGGCAAGGGCGACGCCCTGATCACCGGATTCGAGGCGTGCACCGGCGACATCATCGTGATGGTCGACGCGGACGGCTCCGCCGACGGGCACGAGATCGTCAGCTATGTCTCCGCCCTCGTCTCGGGCGCGGACTTCGCCAAGGGCTCGCGGTTCGCCAACGGCGGTGCCACGGACGACATGACGCCGATCCGCAAGCTCGGCAACCATGTGCTCTGCTCCGTGGTGAACGCCAAGTTCGGCGCCCGCTACACCGACCTGTGCTACGGCTACAACGCCTTCTGGAAGCACTGCCTCGACAAGATAGAGCTCGACTGCACGGGCTTCGAGGTGGAGACCCTGATGAACATCAGGGTGGTCAAGGCCGGGCTCAAGGTGCAGGAGATCCCCAGCCACGAGTATCTGCGCATCCACGGCGTCAGCAATCTCAGCGCCGTGCGCGACGGTCTGCGCGTCCTGAAGGTGATCCTCACCGAGCGCTCCAACCGCCGCGGGCAGCAGCGCCGCCGCACCCGTGGTGGCCCCTTCCCCACGCGTCAGGGAGAGGCGTCTTGA